Sequence from the Thermomonas sp. HDW16 genome:
TGGTGCAGCGCGCGCGGCGGATCGTGGCCGAGGTCGAGCAGATGAAGGAAGCCGCGCGACGCAGCATGGATCCGGAATCCGGCACGCTGCGGCTGGGCGTGTTTCCTACCCTGGGCCCCTACTTGTTGCCGCATGTGGTGCCGCAGCTGCGCGAGCGCTTCCCGCAGCTGGAACTGCTGCTGATCGAGGAAAAAAGCGACGTGCTGCTGCAGCGCCTGCGCGACGGCAAGCTGGACGCCGCGCTGCTCGCCCTGCCGATCCACGACGACCAGCTGCATGCGCAGTTCCTGTTCGAGGAACCGTTCGTGTTCGCCGCGCCGCACCAGCATCCGCTGGCGGCGGAGCAAGCGCTGTCGATGTCGCAACTGTCCGATGAAACCCTGCTGCTGCTGGAAGACGGCCACTGCCTGCGCGACCAGGCGCTGGATGTGTGCCGGCTGGCCGGCGCGCAGGAGAAATCCGGCTTCCGCGCCACCAGTCTGGAAACGCTGCGACAGATGGTCGCCGCCGGTGTGGGCGTGACCTTGTTGCCGGCGTTGTCGGTGCATGAGCCCATCGCGCAATCGCCCAATATTCAATTGGTGCCATTCCGCGACCCGGCACCGAGCCGGCAGATCGCGCTGGTGTGGCGCAAATCCTCGGCACTGGACAGCTTCCTGCACACGCTGGGCGATGCCATCGGCACGCTGGCGCGGGCACAATTGCCCAAGGCCTGACCTGCAGACATCCCCGATGAGTTTTCGCACTGCGTTGGTGCTGTTGACCCTGCTGTGCGCACTGATCTGGTGGCAGGCAACGCGTCCAGTGGGCGCACCTGCAACACCATCACGCAGCGGCATCACGACCAGCGCCGCCAGCAGCCGGTGCCCGATGCCGCCACGCACCGAACGTGGCGCCATGCCATTGCAGACGGACGTACCTGCGGGCATGTCGCTGCAGGCAATCGGCGAAACGAATTTGCGGCCTCTCGCAGGCTTCAGCATCGAGGCTCGCGTGCTCGGTCGCGAGGATTACCGCATCGGCCACGAAGCGGATATTTCGCCCATAGATCTTGCGCTGGGCTGGGGCCGCATGACCGAGGACGCGGTGATTTCGCAACTCGATATCCGCCAGTCCTCGCGCTGGTATCGCTACAGCTGGAAGGACACGCCGCCGATCCCGGTCGAGGAAATCGTGCGCAGCAGCGCGAATATGCACATGATCCCGGCCGACGATGCGGTAGCCGCCGCCCTGCGCCGGATCGAACGCGGCCAGCGCGTGCGCGTCGACGGCTGGCTGGTGGAAGCGAACACGAACAACGGCTGGCGCTGGCGCAGTTCACTGACCCGCGAAGACAGCGGTGGCGGCGCCTGCGAACTGGTCTACGTGTGTTCGATCACGCGCGAATGATGGATCCATCCGGGCCACGCCCCCACCAGCGGATCACACCTCCTGCGCAGCCAGCGCTTCCTTCGATTTCATTCCCGCAACGAAGATCCCGGCTAGGCTCACCGCCAAACCCAGCCATTGCCGCGGCGAGGTGGGCAAGTCGAACAACGCAACATCCAGCAGATAAGCGACGATCGGTTGCGCCAGCAGCAACAGGCCAGCCAGCGCCACCGGCAGCGCGACCATCGCCCGCGAGATCAGCACCCAGCTCAGGCAATGGCCCACGCCTGCGAGAACCAGCAGGATGCCCCAGGCGTGCAGGCTGGGCGGCGCGAACGTCACGCCTTCGGCCACGCCCATCAGCCCCAGACACAGCGCACTGCCGAACGCGGCGATGCACAGCACCTGCTCCACCGGCGCCCGCGTCTGGCCGCGCGCGGCTTCGGTCTGCGAGCGCTTGATGCCGATGTTGTAGGCCGCGTACGCCACGCCCGTGCCCAATCCCAGCCACACACCCCAGTGATATTCGCGCGGCAGGCTGGCCCAGTCGCCGCCCAGCATCAGCCACAAGCCGAGGAAGGCCAGCAGTACGCCGCTGGCGAAACGCAGGCCGACCCGCTCGTGGAAGAACAGCACGCCGGCCAGCGCCATGAAGAACACCTGCGCATTCGCCAGCAGGGTCGCGAGGCCAGGCCCGACCAGCAGGATGCTCCGGTGCCACATCCACAGGTCGATGGCAAAAGCCAGCGCTGGCACTGCACACCACCACCAGGCCTTGCGAGAAAGTGGTTGCCAGCCATGCCGGGCCAGCACCAGCGCACCCAGGATCAGTCCGGCCAGCAGCATCCGCCAAAACGCCACCGCGGTTGGAGGCATATGGGCCAGCCGCACCATGAGGCCATTGGTGCCGATGATCGCCGCACCGAACAACAGCTGCGCGATGGCGGTCTGGCGGGGATGTGCGGACATGCAGGCATTCCGTGGGGGCCCGCCATGATGCGGGATAGCCCGCCTGCATTTCAGCAACAAGCCATCGATGCCGCCCCGGATGGTGTCCTTACACGAATGCCGCCGGTGCCACGCACACCCTGTTGCGGCCTTCGTGCTTGGCTGCGTACAACGCCTTGTCGGCGCGATCCAGCAACGTGGGTGCATCGCGGTCGCTGTCGCGGCGGGCCGCCATCCCCACGCTGATGGTCAGCGGCACGCGCCCACCCTGCCATTCGATCACCGCCTGCTCCACTTGCTGGCGCAGACGCTCGGCGATCACCCGCGATGCCGCCGCATCGTGCCCCGGCAACAGCACCAGGAACTCTTCGCCGCCGTAACGCCCCAGCGCATCATTGGGCCGCAGCTCCGCGCGCAAGGTGGCGGCAACACTACGCAGGCAATGATCGCCGCATGCATGGCCATGTTCATCGTTGATGCGTTTGAACCAGTCGATGTCGATGAACAGCACCGACAACGCCTGCGCATCCCGGGCCTTGAATTCCCGCGCCAGGGCCTGATCCAGGGAGCGCCGGTTGAGGCTGCCGGTCAGGGCGTCGTATTCCGCGGTCTTGCGCAGCTGGATCGCTGCATAGGCCTCTTCGGCATGCGCCACGGCTACCCGCGCGAGTTCCACCAACTCGTTGAGCACGCCCTTGCCGAGTCCTTGCGCGGCCTGCACCGGAACCATCAATGCAGCCCACGCAGGAGAAGCCGTACGGATCGGCACGATGGCGTACTGCGGCGCAGACGGGTCGTTGCTGATGCGCGCCCCTTCGATCCGCACATGCACCGGCTCGCGATTCTGCGCATGCATGCGGATGACGCCTCGCGCCACCAGCGCCGACTGCGCCAGCGGCGACACCTGGTGGTTCCCGGCCTGGACCAGCAGGAGTTCCTGGCCCAAGGTGCCATGACCGAGCACTAACGCGTCGTCCAGGCCCAACAGGTCGCAAACCTGCCGGCAGAGCAGGCGGAACGCGCGCGTCGCGATCTCGTCGGCTGGCGCAGCACGCAGTTCGTCCTGCATCGATTGCACGAAGCCGGTCCGCATGCGCTCCAGGCGCAGCCGATCCTCGCTGTCGCGGCGCGCGCTCGACTCGACGGCCAGCCGTTTGCGCACCATGCCGATGCGGCTGCTCGCGCCTACGAACAGGATCACCGATACCAGCACCAGCGCGAACTGGTAGCCATGCCGGGACAGCACGCCGTCCGCGATCCATGCCCGCTGCATCGCCTCGTGCGCGGATGAGGCCACCATCAGCGCGAACAACGCGGCCACGGTGGCCAGCGCCATCGGGATGCCACGGCGCAAGCCATCCATCATCGCCACGATGGAGGCCGCGATCGCCGCGACCCAGACCAGCGTACCGATGACCTGCAGGAAATCGGAGATGGCTGGGATCGGGATCAGCGACAGCAGGGCCAGCCCCCATATCAGGATCGGTAGTTTCTCCAGGCGCCGCACCCATGGCGATTGCGAGTTGCGCACGTCCGCGAAGTTCAACACCACGCTCAGCGCGATGGCAGAAAACACCTGCAGCACCAGCCAATAGGCGGCAGCACCCAATCCGCCGAACGCACGCATGCCCGGCATGGCGAACAGGTGGCCATTCGACGACGCCATGAATACCAGGGCAGAGGCCGTGTACAACGAAAACAGCAGGAACAGCGAATCCCGCACTGCGGGATACAACGCAAGCGCCGCGATCAACAGCGTCAGCAAGGCGGCGTAAACGCCATAGGCCAGCGCCAGCTCACGCCCGGCATAGCGCAGGACGTCCTGTTCGCGCAGCACGCGCGGCTCGGGCGCCGTCCGCATGCTGCTGGCCAATTCAAGGGTCAGTCGCTGCGGCCCGCTGACGCCGTGCGGCAGCGCGAATCCGTAGCCGGCCAGGAGCAAGCCCTCGGACGGCGTCGGGCGGAAGAACCCGGTCTCGGGCAACGCCCAGCCCTTGCCCGACACCTTGACCATGTCCACCGGATCGCGTGCGAACCACAGCATCCAGCGCTGGTCGCCTACCGGCAGGTTCACGTCGAGATGCACGCGCCGCGCCTGCGCAGGGCCGCCTGCGAATTTCAACCGCCCGTGGTCGAGTGCGTCGGCCTGCATGTTCTCGACATGCACCGGCAGTCCCTGCGCATCGGCATCCCCTAATTGGTCGAAGGCCGCCGAAACCGACGGTATGGCTAGCATCAGGCAAAGAAGTGCGATCCGGATCAGACCGGACATGGGCAATCCCCTGCATCGTCTTGATATTTCGGATCCGTATCTCCCATGCCGAGCGCAAGCGCATCGACCATGCCGCGCGCCTGCGGCCACGCCGCTTCCGGCACCATCACCGCGACCAGACCGAACACGCCCAATTCACCAATCCCGCCCACCAGCGCCTCGCCGCGCACGAAGGCCGGGATGCCTTCGGCCTCCAATGCCTGCCGCACCAGGTGTGCATCGATCAGGTTGGCGGCTTCGTAGACGGTACGCATGGTGTCTCCCCTACCGTTGGATCAAGCACGAACCATGCCAGAACGGCGAAAACCGAAGTCCTGCGCGGCTCCGGTAGAATGAAGAACCGCTTGAACCAACGCCAATCCGTGTCCGAATCCGCCTCCAGCCCCGCCTCCGCCGTCGACGAAATCGCCCCCGAAAAGCGCGATTTCATCCGCCAGATCGTCCGCGAGGACCTGGCCAGCGGCAAGCACGCCGCCATCCGCACCCGCTTCCCGCCGGAGCCCAACGGCTACCTGCACATCGGCCATGCCAAGGCGATTTGCCTGGACTTCGGCATCGCCGCCGAGTTCGGTGGCGACTGCAACCTGCGCCTGGACGACACCAACCCGGCCAAGGAAGACCCCGAATACGTGGTCGCGATCCAGGACGACGTGCGCTGGCTCGGCTTTAACTGGCACGACCTGCGCCATGCCTCGGATTATTTCGACGTGCTGTACCTGGCCGGTGAAAAACTGATCAAGCAGGGCGATGCCTTCGTCTGCGACCTCACCCCCGAACAGATCCGCGAATACCGCGGCACCTTGACCGAACCCGGTCGCAATTCGCCCTACCGCGACCGCAGCGTCGAGGAAAACCTCGACCTGTTCCGGCGCATGCGCGCGGGCGAGTTCGCGGATGCCTCGCGCACGCTGCGCGCGAAGATCGACATGGCCAGCGGCAACATGAACCTGCGCGATCCGGCGCTGTACCGGATCAAGCACGTCGAGCACCAGAACACCGGCAACGCCTGGCCGATCTACCCGATGTACGACTTCGCGCATTCGCTGAGCGACGCGGTGGAAGGCATCACCCATTCGCTGTGCACGCTCGAGTTCGAGGACCACCGCCCGCTGTACGACTGGTGCGTGGACAAGGTGGATCTGGCGCACTCGCCGGAACTGACCACATCGCTCACCAGCAAGGGCCTGCCGTTCGAGGCCGACAAACCACGTCAGATCGAATTTTCGCGACTGAATTTCAACTGGCTGGTGATGAGCAAGCGCAAGCTGCTGCAGCTGGTGGAATCCGGTCGCGTCGATGGCTGGAACGACCCGCGGATGCCGACGTTGCAGGGCATTCGTCGTCGTGGCTACACGCCTTCTGCACTGCGCCTGATGGTGGATCGCGTCGGCATCAGCAAGCAGAACTCGCTGCTCGACATCAGCATCCTGGAAGGCGCGCTGCGCGATGACTTGGATGCGCATGCACCGCGTCGAATGGGCGTCATCGATCCGCTGAAAGTGGTGCTGACCAATCTCGATGCCAATCACGAAGAAACGCTGACCTTCAGCAACCACCCGAAGGACGAAGCCGCCGGCACCCGCAACGTGCCGTTCGCGCGCGAGCTGTGGATCGAGCGCGAGGACTTCGCCGAAGTGCCGCCGCCCGGCTTCAAGCGCCTGACCGTGGGCAAGGACGTGCGCCTGCGCGGTGCCGGCATCATCACCTGCGATGAAGTCATCAAGGATGCCGACGGCGGCATCGTCGAACTGCATTGCACGCTGGATCCGGACTCCCGCCCCGGCATGGAAGGCGCCAACCGCAAGGTGAAAGGCACCATCCACTGGGTCAGCGCGAAGCACGGCGTGCCGACGGAAATCCGCTTGTACGACCGCCTGTTCACCGTGCCGGATCCGGACAGCGAGGCGGACGGCAAGACCTATGTCGATTACCTCAATCCCGATTCGCGCAAGACCGTAACGGGCTACGTTGAACCCGCAGCCGCCGACGCACAGCCCGAACAGAGCTTCCAGTTCGAGCGCGTGGGTTATTTCGTCGCCGACCGTTACGACCACACGCCCGCCAAGCCGGTGTTCAACCGCAGCGTAACCCTGCGCGATACCTGGGCGACGAAAGCCTGATGCTGTACGCGCAAGTCCATCTCACGCTGCCGGCCTGGGTGCATGACGCCGTGGATACGTCGCGCGCGTATCCCACCGATGCCGACAAGGTGGCGCTGGCCATTGTGTTGTCGAAGCACAACATCGAGGCGAACACCGGCGGCCCGTTCGGCGCAGCGGTGTTCGGGCCGGACGACAGGATCATCGCCATCGGCGTGAACCGCGTGGTGCCGATGGCCTGCAGCGTCGCCCACGCCGAAATGATGGCCTACATGCTGGCGCAGGGCCGCACCCAGCGCCTGCGCCTGAACCGCGATGCGGAGGACAACGTGATCGGCCCGATCACGCTGGCCACCTCCTCGCAGCCCTGTTGCCAGTGCTACGGCGCCACTGTCTGGGCCGGCATCGACCGCCTGCTGATCGGCGCGCGTGCGGAAGATGTGGAATCGCTGACCGAATTCGACGAAGGCCCGCTGCCGGCGGACTGGGTGGGCGCACTCAACGAACGCGGCATCGAGGTCGTGCGCGATCTCGAACGCGATGCCGCCCGCGCGGTCCTGCGTGCGTATGGCGAACTGGGCGGGCAGCGCTATTGACGGCCTGCTCTGCTATTGCCGCGCCGGCTTCGAGCCGGAACTCGCCGGCGAGCTGACCGAACGCGCCGCGCAGGCCGGATTCGCCGGCTATGCACGCGCCGAACGCGGTACCGGCTATGTGCTGTTCATCTGCGATGACGCCGATGCGCTGTCGCGCGCACTGCCGTGGTCGACGTTGATCTTCGCGCGGCAAAAGCTGCGCCTGTTCGCTGATTTGAATGGATTGGATCCACGCGACCGCATTGCACCGATGCTGGCCGCGCTGCCGCCCGACATCCGCTACGGCGAACTGGTGATGGAGCATCCGGACTCGGACGCCGGCAAGCCGATGGCGGGCCTTGCGCGCAGCCTGGGCAATGCGCTGCGCCCGGCACTGCGCAAGGCAGATGTATTGACCAAGGAAGACAATCCGCGCCTGCAGCGCCTGCACGTCTGCCTGCTCGATGGCGACCATGCCCTGCTCGCCACCGGCGAACCGGAAGACAGCGCGCCGTGGCCGCTCGGCATCCCGCGCCTGCGCATGCATGCGGACGCACCTTCGCGGTCCGCGCTGAAGCTGGAAGAAGCACTACTGGTGCTGCTGGACGAAGGCGAACGCAAGCGGCTGCTGCGCGATGGCATGCGCGCCGCCGACCTCGGCGCTGCACCCGGCGGCTGGACCTGGGTGCTGACTCGCCACGGCCTGCGCGTGCAGTCCATCGACAACGGCCCATTGCGCCAGCACGTGCTGGACAGCGGCCTGGTCGAACACCTGCGCGCAGACGGCTTCAACTGGCAGCCGCAACAACCGCTGGACTGGATGGTCTGCGACATGGTGGAACAACCGCGCCGCGTGGCCGAACGCATGGCCACCTGGTTCCGTGAAGGCTGGTGCCGGCATGCGGTCTTCAACCTGAAATTGCCGATGAAGAAGCGCTGGCAGGAAACCCAGCTGTGCCTGGACGTGTTTGCAGATCAAGCGCAAAAGCCGCTGACGATCCGCGCCAAGCAGCTCTACCACGACCGCGAAGAAATCACGGTGTTCGCGACGCCCGCACGTTAGATCCCCGCCGCGTGCCGCCACAGCGCGCGCGACAGCGGCGGCAGCTTTCCGGCGATGCCGAGCGCATGTCCGCGTAGCAATGTCGGCCACATTCCATCGTTGCTGTAGACGCGATTGATCGTCTCGAACGCATGCGCGTTCACCGCGTTCTCGCTCTTGCGCGTGCGCGCCCAGCGCGCGAGGCGATTGCTTGACGCAAACCCGCCGGCACGCACCAGTTCGCGCAGCGCAGCCACATCGCGCAAACCCAGGTTCACGCCCTGCCCGGCCAGCGGATGCACGGCGTGCGCGGCGTCGCCCAGCAACAGCACCCGACCTTTCAGATAGGTGTCCGCCAGCTGGCGCTGCAATGGGAACGCAGCGCGCGGCGACAGCAAGCGCATTGCACCGAGTTCGCCGCCAAACGCAGCTTCCAGTTGGCGCTCGAAGTCACCGGCATCTGCGCTGCGCAGACGTTCGGCCTCGTCGTTCGGCAGCGTCCATACGATGGAACCGACGCGCCCTTGCAATTCGGCATCGCCATCGTCCGCAAAGGGCAGGAATGCGACCGGGCCGCTCGGCAGGAAACGCTGCCAGCAGGTTTGCCGATGTGGCGTTTCGCTTGCGACGAAGGCGACCAGCCCTTTCTGCGCGTAGTCGTGCTTGCGGGTGCCGATACCGGCCATGTCGCGCAACGCAGAGTTCGCGCCATCGGCGGCGATGGCGAGTTTCGCCTCCAGTGCCAGGCCGTCATCCAGCTGCAGGCGCACGCCGGTCCCGGCCTGTTCCAGCGATTCAATCCGCGCCGGGCAATGCAGACGCACGCCGGCGGCGGGCAATGCCTGCCACAGTGCATCGACCAGCAGCGCGTTCTCCACGATCCAGCCCAGCTGCCGTTGGCCCAGTGCATCGGCATCGAACGTCAGCGCATCGTCGCCCGCCGCATCCCACACGCGCATGCCGCGATACGGCTGCGCGCGCGCCGCCACGATCTGCGGCCACACGCCAAGATCGCCCAGCAGCCGCGCGTTGTCGGGCGCGAACGCATACACGCGCAGGTCGCGCGCATCGCGCCGCCAGGCGTCCGGCCGCTTGGGTTCGACCAACGCAACCTGCAGGCCTTCGCGCGCCAGCATCAGCGCCGTGGCCGCGCCGACCACGCCACCACCGGCGATCACCGCATCGAGCAAGCCTCTGCGATTCATGCGGCGCTCCTGCACAACGTTGGCACATCGCCGCGATAGCCCATCGCACCACCCACCAACCACGCCTGCAGCCAGCCCATCGCGTCGGTGGAGAGCAGGCCGGCGCTGCGCAGCGGGCGCAGCAGCGGTGCATCGTTGCTGGTCAGCTTCGCCAAGCCATCGGAGAACGCCAAGGTGCGTTCGCGATCCGGCGCGCGGCGCTGTGCGTACTGCGCGAGCACGGCGGCATCGCCCGGATCGGCGGCACCGGCGATGCATTCGGCCAGGGTCAGCGCATCGCGCAAACCGAGATTGAAGCCCTGTGCGCCGAGCGGATGCAGCGACTGCGCGGCATTGCCGACGAGCACCGCGCGCGATGCGGTCAACGCCTGCGCCACGTTGCCGATGATCGGGTACGCGCTGCGCGGGCCGCAGGACAGGAACCGACCCGCACGCCAACCGAAAGCGTCCTGCACGCGGGCAAGGAAATCGACATCGCCCAGTGCAGCCACGGCTTCGGCATCTTCGCGCGGCACGCCATGCACCAGGCCGTAATGGCCATCGCCGCGCGGCAGCAGCGCAGTGGGGCCGTGATCGGTGAGTCGTTCGTAAGCGGTGCCGTCAGGCGCACGTTGGCTGCGCAGACGGGTGACGAACAAGGTTTGTCGGTAATCGTGTTCGCGCGCGGCGATGCCGAGTGCGTCGCGTACCGAACTGCGCGCGCCATCGGCGGCGACCAGCAAACGCGCGTGCAACCGCTGTTCGCCAGCATCGTCGGATATGCGCACGACACGATAGCCCGCGTCGGCATCGTCCAGCCCGATGAACCGCGTCGGGCGATAGCGGGTCAGGTTGACCAGCTGCGCCAACCGCGCTTCCAGCGCCTCGCCGAAGTCGCGGGCCACGACCACGCGGCCGAACTCCGTGCGGCCATAAGCGGCGGCTTCAAGCTGCACGCGACCGAAATCCCCGCTGCGGCTGATATGGATGCGGCGAATGCTGCCGGTCGGCGCCTGCAGCAGCGGCATGACACCGAGCGCGGTCAGCGCGTTGATCGTGGCCTCGGCGAAGCTGAGGTTGCGCTGGTCGAACACCGCCGGTAACGCGCCGGCCGGGGCGGCTTCGACCATCGCCACGTCGAGTCCGAGCGGTTCCAGCGCGATGGCCAGGCTGGCGCCGACCAGACCGCCGCCGACGATCAGCACGTCGTGGACGCGGGCTTGTTGGGAGGGAATCGCGGGCATTGCGTTATGCTACCGGCTCCGCTGTCCCACGACCGAAACGCCGATGAATCGCCCCACCTCCATCTCTGCTGGTCCGATCACCCTGGCCCTGTTGATTTTCGTGGCCGCGCTGACGCGCGTGATCCCGCATCCGCCGAATTTCTCGCCGATCGAGGCGGTGGCGCTGTTCGGTGGCGCCTATTTCGCGAAGCGACATTGGGCGCTGATCGTGCCGCTGGTGGCGATGTTCGCCTCCGACCTGGTGCTGGGCCTGCTCAACGGCGGCATTTACTGGGAGTACTTTACCAGCGCTGGCTACCTGTTGATCTATGCCTGCATCGCGCTGTCCACCGTGCTGGGCTTCGGCCTGCGCGGCAAGGTCACCGGCCGCCGCGTGCTGGGCTACTCGCTGGCGGGCTCGCTGCTGTTCTTCGTTGTCACCAATTTCACCTCTTGGCTGGGCAACCCGGTCTATCCGCAGAACGCCGCAGGCCTGGTGGCTTCCTACGTGGCCGGCATCCCGTTCTTCCAGTGGACGGTACTCGGCACGCTGTTCTATGCCGCGCTGCTGTTCGGCGGCTTCGAGCTGCTGCGCAAGCGCGCGCCGGCACTACGCGCGCAGACGGTCTGATCCGCCGCGATGGGCAATCGCCTGTCGAAGATCTATACCAAGACCGGCGACGACGGTACGACGGGGCTCGGTGACGGCACCCGCGTCGCCAAGGATTCGGCGCGGGTCAATGCCTACGGCACGGTCGATGAAGCCAACTCCTGCATCGGCCTGCTGCTCGCCAGCGACGTGCCCGACGATGTGCGCGAACTGCTGGTGCGCATCCAGCACCAGTTGTTCGACCTCGGCGGCGAGTTGTGCATTCCCGGGCATGCGGCGATCTTCGATGCCGATGTCGAAGCGCTGGAAACCCGGCTCGATCACTACAACGACGACCTGCCGCCGCTGAAGGATTTCATCCTGCCCGGCGGCGGCGAAGCGGCGTCACGTTGCCACATCGCCCGCACCGTGGTGCGCCGC
This genomic interval carries:
- the rlmM gene encoding 23S rRNA (cytidine(2498)-2'-O)-methyltransferase RlmM; its protein translation is MANWAGSAIDGLLCYCRAGFEPELAGELTERAAQAGFAGYARAERGTGYVLFICDDADALSRALPWSTLIFARQKLRLFADLNGLDPRDRIAPMLAALPPDIRYGELVMEHPDSDAGKPMAGLARSLGNALRPALRKADVLTKEDNPRLQRLHVCLLDGDHALLATGEPEDSAPWPLGIPRLRMHADAPSRSALKLEEALLVLLDEGERKRLLRDGMRAADLGAAPGGWTWVLTRHGLRVQSIDNGPLRQHVLDSGLVEHLRADGFNWQPQQPLDWMVCDMVEQPRRVAERMATWFREGWCRHAVFNLKLPMKKRWQETQLCLDVFADQAQKPLTIRAKQLYHDREEITVFATPAR
- the ubiH gene encoding 2-octaprenyl-6-methoxyphenyl hydroxylase; the protein is MPAIPSQQARVHDVLIVGGGLVGASLAIALEPLGLDVAMVEAAPAGALPAVFDQRNLSFAEATINALTALGVMPLLQAPTGSIRRIHISRSGDFGRVQLEAAAYGRTEFGRVVVARDFGEALEARLAQLVNLTRYRPTRFIGLDDADAGYRVVRISDDAGEQRLHARLLVAADGARSSVRDALGIAAREHDYRQTLFVTRLRSQRAPDGTAYERLTDHGPTALLPRGDGHYGLVHGVPREDAEAVAALGDVDFLARVQDAFGWRAGRFLSCGPRSAYPIIGNVAQALTASRAVLVGNAAQSLHPLGAQGFNLGLRDALTLAECIAGAADPGDAAVLAQYAQRRAPDRERTLAFSDGLAKLTSNDAPLLRPLRSAGLLSTDAMGWLQAWLVGGAMGYRGDVPTLCRSAA
- a CDS encoding DUF6580 family putative transport protein — protein: MNRPTSISAGPITLALLIFVAALTRVIPHPPNFSPIEAVALFGGAYFAKRHWALIVPLVAMFASDLVLGLLNGGIYWEYFTSAGYLLIYACIALSTVLGFGLRGKVTGRRVLGYSLAGSLLFFVVTNFTSWLGNPVYPQNAAGLVASYVAGIPFFQWTVLGTLFYAALLFGGFELLRKRAPALRAQTV
- a CDS encoding glutamine--tRNA ligase/YqeY domain fusion protein, with protein sequence MSESASSPASAVDEIAPEKRDFIRQIVREDLASGKHAAIRTRFPPEPNGYLHIGHAKAICLDFGIAAEFGGDCNLRLDDTNPAKEDPEYVVAIQDDVRWLGFNWHDLRHASDYFDVLYLAGEKLIKQGDAFVCDLTPEQIREYRGTLTEPGRNSPYRDRSVEENLDLFRRMRAGEFADASRTLRAKIDMASGNMNLRDPALYRIKHVEHQNTGNAWPIYPMYDFAHSLSDAVEGITHSLCTLEFEDHRPLYDWCVDKVDLAHSPELTTSLTSKGLPFEADKPRQIEFSRLNFNWLVMSKRKLLQLVESGRVDGWNDPRMPTLQGIRRRGYTPSALRLMVDRVGISKQNSLLDISILEGALRDDLDAHAPRRMGVIDPLKVVLTNLDANHEETLTFSNHPKDEAAGTRNVPFARELWIEREDFAEVPPPGFKRLTVGKDVRLRGAGIITCDEVIKDADGGIVELHCTLDPDSRPGMEGANRKVKGTIHWVSAKHGVPTEIRLYDRLFTVPDPDSEADGKTYVDYLNPDSRKTVTGYVEPAAADAQPEQSFQFERVGYFVADRYDHTPAKPVFNRSVTLRDTWATKA
- the oxyR gene encoding DNA-binding transcriptional regulator OxyR, translated to MNLRDLRYLIALADLRHFGKAAEACFVSQPTLSTQIRKLEEELGVVLVERAPRKVMITAAGQDVVQRARRIVAEVEQMKEAARRSMDPESGTLRLGVFPTLGPYLLPHVVPQLRERFPQLELLLIEEKSDVLLQRLRDGKLDAALLALPIHDDQLHAQFLFEEPFVFAAPHQHPLAAEQALSMSQLSDETLLLLEDGHCLRDQALDVCRLAGAQEKSGFRATSLETLRQMVAAGVGVTLLPALSVHEPIAQSPNIQLVPFRDPAPSRQIALVWRKSSALDSFLHTLGDAIGTLARAQLPKA
- a CDS encoding DUF2007 domain-containing protein → MRTVYEAANLIDAHLVRQALEAEGIPAFVRGEALVGGIGELGVFGLVAVMVPEAAWPQARGMVDALALGMGDTDPKYQDDAGDCPCPV
- a CDS encoding GGDEF domain-containing protein codes for the protein MLAIPSVSAAFDQLGDADAQGLPVHVENMQADALDHGRLKFAGGPAQARRVHLDVNLPVGDQRWMLWFARDPVDMVKVSGKGWALPETGFFRPTPSEGLLLAGYGFALPHGVSGPQRLTLELASSMRTAPEPRVLREQDVLRYAGRELALAYGVYAALLTLLIAALALYPAVRDSLFLLFSLYTASALVFMASSNGHLFAMPGMRAFGGLGAAAYWLVLQVFSAIALSVVLNFADVRNSQSPWVRRLEKLPILIWGLALLSLIPIPAISDFLQVIGTLVWVAAIAASIVAMMDGLRRGIPMALATVAALFALMVASSAHEAMQRAWIADGVLSRHGYQFALVLVSVILFVGASSRIGMVRKRLAVESSARRDSEDRLRLERMRTGFVQSMQDELRAAPADEIATRAFRLLCRQVCDLLGLDDALVLGHGTLGQELLLVQAGNHQVSPLAQSALVARGVIRMHAQNREPVHVRIEGARISNDPSAPQYAIVPIRTASPAWAALMVPVQAAQGLGKGVLNELVELARVAVAHAEEAYAAIQLRKTAEYDALTGSLNRRSLDQALAREFKARDAQALSVLFIDIDWFKRINDEHGHACGDHCLRSVAATLRAELRPNDALGRYGGEEFLVLLPGHDAAASRVIAERLRQQVEQAVIEWQGGRVPLTISVGMAARRDSDRDAPTLLDRADKALYAAKHEGRNRVCVAPAAFV
- a CDS encoding DMT family transporter codes for the protein MSAHPRQTAIAQLLFGAAIIGTNGLMVRLAHMPPTAVAFWRMLLAGLILGALVLARHGWQPLSRKAWWWCAVPALAFAIDLWMWHRSILLVGPGLATLLANAQVFFMALAGVLFFHERVGLRFASGVLLAFLGLWLMLGGDWASLPREYHWGVWLGLGTGVAYAAYNIGIKRSQTEAARGQTRAPVEQVLCIAAFGSALCLGLMGVAEGVTFAPPSLHAWGILLVLAGVGHCLSWVLISRAMVALPVALAGLLLLAQPIVAYLLDVALFDLPTSPRQWLGLAVSLAGIFVAGMKSKEALAAQEV
- a CDS encoding nucleoside deaminase — encoded protein: MLYAQVHLTLPAWVHDAVDTSRAYPTDADKVALAIVLSKHNIEANTGGPFGAAVFGPDDRIIAIGVNRVVPMACSVAHAEMMAYMLAQGRTQRLRLNRDAEDNVIGPITLATSSQPCCQCYGATVWAGIDRLLIGARAEDVESLTEFDEGPLPADWVGALNERGIEVVRDLERDAARAVLRAYGELGGQRY
- a CDS encoding FAD-dependent oxidoreductase produces the protein MNRRGLLDAVIAGGGVVGAATALMLAREGLQVALVEPKRPDAWRRDARDLRVYAFAPDNARLLGDLGVWPQIVAARAQPYRGMRVWDAAGDDALTFDADALGQRQLGWIVENALLVDALWQALPAAGVRLHCPARIESLEQAGTGVRLQLDDGLALEAKLAIAADGANSALRDMAGIGTRKHDYAQKGLVAFVASETPHRQTCWQRFLPSGPVAFLPFADDGDAELQGRVGSIVWTLPNDEAERLRSADAGDFERQLEAAFGGELGAMRLLSPRAAFPLQRQLADTYLKGRVLLLGDAAHAVHPLAGQGVNLGLRDVAALRELVRAGGFASSNRLARWARTRKSENAVNAHAFETINRVYSNDGMWPTLLRGHALGIAGKLPPLSRALWRHAAGI